Part of the Nicotiana sylvestris chromosome 2, ASM39365v2, whole genome shotgun sequence genome, cttcaaccatgtcagctccaaataaCAAGGCTTCGAGCTATTCAGTCCACGAGCCAAACCTTGCGAAGTGCTCGAACATTGCCGCAAACAAcctgaaatcgaggttcttctcgaaccgacgacgggtcaggcaaaatcatttcaaaaatccttaacgagaggaaaataaagcctacataaaaggtcacAATGACCAaaaacgtaagagccactgtcgctagcttaaaatttgaaagtttgagggttaaaatgagctcgagtcgtaatcCGATTCGGatactggacccaaaatagttaactatacatgcctaagggcaaagcataAGGGCCATTGCCGCCAGcttaacgagcctcagggccacacacataaaaggtcgctttgacccacgacataagagccattgtcgccagcccactcaaatacaaaacttgagggtcgattgagctcgagtcgaaacccgactcggagactaaacccaaaatagttaaaatgcatatgcccaagggcaaagcgtaagagccgcTGTCACCGACCTAACGAGCCTCAGGGTCGTATCACGAATCTAAAGATTTCTACTGGCTCAAAAGTCGAATCGACCTGGGTAAAATCTTGACAACAGAAGACAAAAATTGCGGGGTTTCCCCCTTATACATACAGGTgataaaatacaagctccatttacaacataCTGTGAAAGCTATATACACAAGAACAAGGCAGGAAATAAACGTCCACCCTCAGTGACTATGGCCTGACGGCCCCTTCATCGCCATCTTCAACATTGGAcaaaaggaacttggcatcatactcctccccctggcttgctcgatctcttccgagagatcaaagcccctgGTGTGAATCTCATCGAGaatttccctccgagatttgcatTTCATATACTCCTTGCTACTGCTTGTACAATTGAGGGCTCTCTTCAGTTCAACTTTAACAACGGCAGCACTCTTTGAATATGCTGCCGCTTTCTGTCCCGCCCTAGTGCTGCTCATCATGACCTTGACCTGGACATTCACCACTTCGTTTTTCGCCTTCGAAAACTTGGATGAAAGCCTTGCGATCATATTCGCCCATGCATAATCATTAGCGCGAACAGACCAAATTTGCACCTCAAGAGCAGAAACCATGGCTAAAGAACTCTCTTTGGCTGCAAAATGGGTACTTACATGCTCATGCAGCTCGTTGAATTCGCGTTTGGCTCGACCAACCTCGCCCTAGAGCTGGCCCAACTCCTCCGCCTTGttctccaactgaaatatcaaaacatTAATCCGCTGAGATGAAAAGGGGAGTGCAAGCCAGCATGGAATGCAGGGTACCTGTTTTTCCAGGCAGCTCTCACGGCTCTGGACCCGATCCACCTCGCGCCGCAGGGAAACCAGTTCGCTTTCCTTTTCTgcacaaagaagcttaagggatttTTCCCTATCTAAAGCCTCCCGCAATGGGGCCTCACAGCGAAGCAGCTCGGATTTGAGCCTGTCGAAGGCCTGTGAAAGAAaactaaatgaaaaaagaaaggcaCGAGACCGAAATAATCTTATAGCGATAAAAAGCTTACTATAAGGCCGAGCCACTGAGCCTCGCCAAAGACCGAGCCAATATCCGATGGCTTACTACCTTCAGAAGATAGCCAACCAATCGAATCGCTTCTTCTTAACCGTTGAGAAGGAGTCGCCCCACTGCAAGCCCCTTCACACCCCGGAGCCCCTTTTCGTTTGTCATCAATCCTCGATCCCGAGGCCGACAATCTCTCCTCCTCTCCCAGAGGACATGACCTCATTTTGGAAAAATTTCCGATACCTGCAGCAGTTGAGTTAATAAGCCGAAAAGAAAAGTGCCATTTTCAGGAAGCAAAACACCGGACACCTACCATGACActtcgcctcccatctccctttggaCAGATCTCGCCACTAGTGCCTATAATATAtcgagcaagctgccagcttacgagaccactcAGCTAAATCAAGGACCTCGTTTGGCGACCAatgagttgctacaaatatggaacaGAAAGATATCATTACGGAGCCCGCCTCCGGTCAAAACGATGATAGTTCAGGTGAgacacttacgtgtgaagttccatttctcaggaaatggcaaaaattcTCTAAGTATGGCATCGGTCATTTGGatctgaacaaactaattcatCCATCCACGGTCCTCGTCCTCTTCGCTACCAACAATAGGAGCTCGGGTGGACTGACGCTGTAGAGTGACCAAACCCCGGTAACACAATGGTCgatataacctcacgagatgAGTGAGGGTAAACTCTATCCCGGCCTTATTGGCGAAATATCTCATCGTCTGCACTATTTTCCAAAGGAAGGGGTGAGCatgcgccaaggtaacccgatatccccaacagaaatcaagcacgacctgGTCGGGGGGACCTTATGCAAAAATATGCATGTATATGCTCAAAAAACCCCTCAACGTATGTCACGATGATCTCCTCGGAAGAAGGTACTTATAATACCGCACCTTATCCCTATCCGTAATCTTTTCTAATTATTTCAAGGTTTTCCTCTCCCACGGATGAGATGATCCTCGACACGTTCTCCCGGTGACCCAGAACATTAGGAGGCCTCCCCAGCATGATGGCTCTCCTCGAGGCTGGCTCACCGGGAACCAGCGGTGCGTCACCATCACCAACCAAATGCGGAGCGTTGGAAGAACTCCCTTCTCCTTGGAGGTCGGACATCGACGTAGCTATCATGGCTACGACAGAATAAGAGGAGAAAGATGTGGATCTGAGCAAAAATTTTGAGTTGAAGCAACGGAAGAACTAGCACAAAACCTAGGCTCTGTGGAAGAGGTAGTCCCTCAAAGTAGTAGAATCACCATTGGAAAGGCAAGTGAATGGATATATAGGGGCAAAGCAGCAAATTCACGCCTACCcaaaaggccaattaattctgatcGCGTTAACATCACCCTCTCCTAGGGAAATGTACTAACAGAATCACTCTAGGGCCCCTTTACTAGATTAAGTAAATGTTGCTACCCCATAGAACTCGAGAAGCTGCAAGACCTCGAGGGCTCCTCAATATCGCCAGCGCCGGTCCGTTAGAAGCTGTCAATTTAACCCCAGGGCATGGCCAGATTTGAGGGCCCCGGTCGCTCTAAGAACGGGTTTCGAAAGGCTAACGTCAAAAGTCAAAAGTTTAAATCTGCAAAATCAAAGGAACAAaaaaaacttaaagaagaaaagtCCCTTTTTTTACATTGCCAAAAACGTATCCACAAGAGGCATCTTTACAAAATCCATCCCCTGGGGATTGcatacaaaaggaaaaagaaaggacGTAAAACTACGGGGGGACTACTCTTCATTACCGCTATCTTTGCCCTCGTCTGTGATAAACAAAATCGCCAATTCTCTCTCCAATTCACAGGCTTCCTCGAGATCAACTGACAGATCGATGCCCCTGGCTTCGATCTCCTCTAGGGTAGCTAGCTTTTGCTCAGCTACTATCGATACGTCACCAGCTATTTTATGCGTCGTTGTTGCGTCATCTAGATAAGTGGCAACATTTCTTTCAATCTCGGACTTGGCCGCGGCCAAGGCAACAATCTCCTTGTGAGCATTCTTGAGAAGATCATGGGATGAAGCCAAATCCTTAGTCGCTACCTCACTTTGCTTCCTCAGCCCGAGGATCTCTGCGTTCAGTCGACTAATTTGCGAACCATTTTGCTCGACCTACAAAAGAAAGGTAAGCCAACTTGTGTCGGAATATGGGAGCAAAGGTCGGGTACAAGCAGGGCAAAATATCTGCGCAGTGAGATCAGCTTTTTCCCGGAACGCTCTCTCCAAAGTAGCTCGGAGCTCTCCTAATTCTTTCTCTCCTCAGGCGGAGTGAGCCTCCGAATCCCGCAGCATCGAGGTAAGCTTCTTACACTCCTTTTCGCGATAAGAAAGCTCCTCGCGGAGCTGAAAGAGGGCATGATCATACATATCCTTGCACTGCATCATAGCAGAAGAGTTAGAAAAGTGAAGAATGACGTCCAAGACTAAAAGAAATATACGAAAGATAGCCATCACCTGCTGCATGAGTCCCTCCGCCACCTTGATGGTGCCAAGAGCGTCAAGACCGAAGTTATCGCTAACATTGTCAAGGATGTTGGCAAGGGAGCCTCCCCCCTTTAAAAGGAATCCATGCTTTGACGGTGTTCGCTTCTTGAGTGTCCCTCAGTTCCCCTGACAAGACATGAAAGCATGAGATGAAATCATTCTTGTCGCCGATTTCATAAAAGGCAACCCCTGCTCCTGAAAAGCTCCGGACCCCGACCCTTCAGGATCAATGGCAATGGTCCCCCCAACGGAAACCGTGCCAAACCCGGTCATGTGATCTGAGGCCACACTAACACCCTCCTCAAGGGTCTCCGGTTTGCGGGACCAACCTGAGTCGGTCGTTCCAGAGTCAGCATCATCCGATTGAGGCACCTGCGAGGCTCCCGCACGCGACCTCATCCTTCGTACTAACTGGCACTCATCCTCATCCTCATCCTCAGTGTCTGGATTTGCCTCTGAAGTTAAAGCAGAGGTCCTAGTAGCATCTTGATACGGGAGTGACCTGGGTCACTTTGCCATAAGAGGGTTAATAACTGCCTTACTTTACCTCTTCTTGCCCTTGCCAGGCTCCGAAGCCTCCATTTCACCACCATAGGGCGGCCTCATCTCCATATTCTCATCGAGGCCTGCACAAGCACGATAACCATAATTTGTCAGCATAAGGGACGCAGAGAGAAACGCAAATCTAAGACATAGACAACAAATGAGttctaccatgattcttggccacccatcgCTCCTTAGCCAGGTCAGTCCAAGATCGAGCATGATACGGGAACGCTATGTCCAACCGTTTGGTCCACCCCAAAAAATCCGAAACCGCCTCAAGGTACCAAGCGATGGCTATGTGAAACGACAAAGAGGTCATCATTCCGAGGGAAAGGGAAGAAAATTACAAAACATGGTTAAGGGAAAACCGCTTACGCTGTGTGTTCCATCTCTCCAGGAAAGGCATCTTTCGAGCCGggatgatgtccgaggtcctTACCCGAACGAACCTACTCATCCATCCTCAATCCTTCCCCTCATTggtgctcgagaaaaatgattttttggatcGATTATGCAGCCtgatcaaacctcgataaaatcgagAGCTGTACAACCTAATCAAATGGCTGAGGGTAAAAGTATCGCCCACAACCCCTTCAGTAAAATGATGGAGCATCAGTACTATCCTCCAGACCGAAGGATAGATCTGACCGAGCGTCACTTGATATTTGTCACAAAAATCAAGGATAATCGGATCTATtttcgggggggggggaggaagATTCAGAGGAATCATTGGGACCCAAGGTAAACGGGTAGGAATAGAAGTGAAGGAAGCCGGCTTTGCAGTCCGTTATATTTTCATCAGGGTCGGGAATCTCCACCTCCACTGCCTCGCTCCATAGACAGTCTGTCCTTACCGCTTCTACGTTGGTCACGACACTAATGTATTGGGACACATGTTCACATCGGCCCGATGTGGATGAAGTGGCATAGATGGTAAAATCTTTTGACATATCAAGCATGGAGGGAGTGCACTGTTCCAAAGTGGGTATCACTTCGGCTCTCTCCTTAGATGACGGAGATGAAGATGCAGCTTCATTCCACCGAGGAACCGTTTTAGAAGTCCTGACCATAACAATGGTAAAATGTTCTCACAGAAAGCAAGATAGAAGAGTGTAAAGGAAGATGGATATGGACTCATGAATTTGAAGATGCTACGAAGATAAGGATTATCAAATAGTCGATATATTTATAGGAACCGCTTGGGCAGCGGAAAGGACGAGCCAATAGCGATTCGTGGGTTCCTCGATAATCGCATTTGATGGCGACCCTTGCATGATTTTCTggggcatggcatttaatgctcttacaGGTTGATGACATGGCAATGATGCCCTCGGAACGACAACTCAAAATTGTTTCCTATTACTTCGTTCTAGGAAACGCAGAGACTatttgtatacggtgaaatcagagTGTCCAATTCCTCGTCATTAAGGCATTTTGGGAAGTCATCTCGAGATCCCGAGGCTGTAGGGTTGCGATCGAGTTCTCTCCCTCGATCTCCATTTATGCCCTACCCAACAACGATGTCGgggatggggagttcccaagatgAGCAGGTAGCACTGACAGAGCCTAgcgtcacgtctagccgtcccatctccatacctttacaattaatgtattttgtactatgttgtgattcccctcttatataaaggggatccttgccattttgtaGGGCTCTCccgttgttgctccaactattctacatgaGATAAATAATAATTCTTTCTCTcactctcttttctctctaacgtATTCTCCCGAAactattgctcatatttattgcctTCATACTTGTTTTTCATTTactgcttatcattggccatataGAGCCCCTtcaattatatcctaactgttaacCCTTTCCCGATTATCCCCGCTAACTCGAGCCCAAGctcaggcatcgacctcgagatCCCTCATTGATCAGTCTGAGGCCCGAATAACCAACCCCTTGGTTAGGTTATAATTCCAGTTTAGCTTGCATTTTATatttatcttcacatatctagcatcaactgcttaacaactagcataaaaatatatcacgtatttttagaatcccatcaacaaatttaattgttattaccattttcacggtaaacaggaggattttgtggatgttggggaggtgttgggttctttgtgttctgttggttgatgtaggggacattcagggtgagtgacaagtttgctaaGTTCCGAacttgctcaagttctccttgcacttctagtatcttttgttccaatctcaggactagatcatttggtgccAGAGTACTTCGtccatctgaagtttctgcgttctcaacattctcctttcagacaccacttaagtcgtccatttttgtttttcctttaccTTTGGTATTTATTGGAGAAGGAGAAGGtcgagggcctctagatctggtatgatacgtTGATGATGCttgtatgagtgaaccaacctaaggagatgggaataatcaaaataaggaaaaacaaaaggtaacaagtcagtaaggattctgaaacgtttgcaatatttaaacacatattatggaaatgtaaattcgtgtcctaatttggaagCCTCGTTATGCCCGacgtaggcctagcgacaaatatgTTTGGAGAACTTTGGATGCCAATAAAtacttcatttcataatgtaaaaaaAGACGAACCCccaaacgacactaagataatggaaaagtaagtcactactggcacttggccttattacacttaggaaagcaaataaatctagcctacttggtactagaaggaccttccctagattcgATCTTCCTAACTCCATCATATAGGTCCCCCAGCTCGCGCAGACCTAGcaacaagtaggctctggccaaatgtcctccttcagtCCTTTTAGCGTTTTGGCAATCCTCGATCTCTTTATGACTTTAACTtacagctccactattcctcactccagatattccaacttcctATTAGAAGTGACTGCCATTTCTTTCCATTCTTCGATCAatctcacattcctctcatgtatttcctggtgctcattctcagagttgtggaccctcttgcgtagcctgttgtatttgacttgagcttcaactTCTTTGTCTATGATTCTATTCCCTCGGCCGACTCCTGGCATCGCCATTCCTTTTAGATTGTCCTCTAGCCATGCTGGGTAGAGAGGTTCACACcccgcatgatacctgtctggatCAATGTTGTTCTTTTCCACAaagattttgcagtgccacatgtgctgagcttgacacttgtaagggacgtcgttGTCTTGAAAGTTTGCTATGAAATGACTCATCTTagcaacccttggtacaacctgtttcttgtatgcttgcctcataactcggatatGGACATAAaagtatatccctctcaacccaatcagcaccaggtgtggagcgtccctggatctgatgatgaattcatctgttgggaaccattcaaacatccattgcacctgttcctcgatcagattgtcgaagaactctacctaTTCTTTGGCACATTCCGACTGAGCAAAcctgtctggaatgtaagtcatccgctTGGAGTAATGGAAtacaatatggtcgttccaaccCCTTCGCGAAAGTTCTTGGTGATAGTGACTTTTTGAATATGTTCTAATAACCACAACTAcaacaacaagttacaacccttgaaatgcttgacccctctttgacagcgctccagagccctgtagatctcggctatgatcatggggactatagtgtatgtctatccattgatcccttccatcaaagtcttggagaccctggccaacctagtgtggattttttcccttttcattgggaaTACTATTAGGCTTAAGAAGCATAAAATAAACACGAACACTATGTAGTGGATGTGgcccagagaagtgagagagagcTCATCATGGTAGGTATGGTAGGACTTTCTATGGCCATATCTCTCATACAGATATTCAAagggtatgtaagattccttcaggcatacTAGGTTaacatttttcttcagccccatcatctttaagAACCCTTTACCAGTACGGTTCTCCGGCACCAATAACCTAGGGCTATCCCAAGTCAACCctgcaagccctccaatttcttctagaagtAGTGTCATTTATATGTTGCTGAAAcggaacacaaccctttcactatcccagaataaagtggcaaCCTCGATCAACCTttgtttggctcaatgtctagcagggaaggcaagttacccagaTACTTCCTTACATGTTTCTTGTAACTTGAGGAAAgttcctcccaccaatctagcagcaatggtggaataatgctaaccataccaaatatggggacctcgtgccttattttctacaaaataaaagggttaggcccttctcccccaccagactcgactatttatacattcatgattagcatattggcatttagttctccaaattaatgcgtagaacgtggttgtgtccgttgggattatggaaaccctggtggacttttggataaggcttgtcttaaaggattattatgtggacaacatattaatccgactaggtttgaccatgatgcatgcacaattataatcagagtaaggttactatgtgGGTCTAGACTAgtaccctcaagcagacaacttgaggGGAAAAGGTATGGAACCATCGATTGCattgctgatcgactagttttaccgcaaataagcctttccaaatttaagggtaaaaaataggaagagcgcaaccactcatcaagcattgctataggatttaatacgcgcgagtggaatatgatgtagagcatgatttatgcagcaataaatagcatgtagtcaagtatttgtacgtaagaaaataataaatgcagtatttaaataattgaaagacagttacagaaaaagaaaacaaggagacaagtcaatttcagtaataaagaaatcataaatgcttaaaaatagacagttaagttcaaataaggggaaaaggGTATGTGGGAtggagcatgcttggactaattcacaaaaggcaagttcattatggtaagagcctaaagacatagcagagtcaccatgttgtcgcgccccctttttcccctaTGTGGAGAGAGAAGTGCGGGTTCCGACGTTCATggaggtaataactcatttccttttagaAATTTGGGTTTTGAAGAGTcacacctaacggattatggtgcgttagagcacctagagcgattaactcttagactaatTTGAAAtactagagatttagggtaagggctcgaaataaacttgaggggaaggtgttagacatccCTCTCGGTCCATAACGGTGGGTCTCGACCAAACTTGtacttatgaattagtcattttaacaagcaaatagtttaaatacataattgcaaataaaggcatattttggacattgtatgactcaagtaATGAGACAAAGGGAAAAGACTTGAGCAAGTTGCATATATagagaaaagtaaagtttaaacatcaggaattgggaaagaggggtcctaagttggttagcctacatgatcaccccacgcaatgctcgataatcactcctcaatgaggggctacacatgacattaacgtgtagtcatcatatccttactacccaattctctccccttagtcatagcctaaagcgctcTAGCAACCTTGTAAATGTCTtatgcatgcactacccgtcTCTTCCTCGTGACCCTGGaagtatttaggacctctacttttggacagttctagaccttcctaagattttaaaggataaaaagtctaggcgtcaatcaagaacaattaggactgcatttaaagagaacaaattacaggctcacagtcacctccacaaatataacaaataaatgcacgtcttcaaacaacagtcaagtatttaagagaaaatcctagaacatgatatctaggtgagcatggaATATACGACATGAATTAGGATCAAGTGTCAAGGGCCTATTagcttgcctactaattttatacCTGTTAAATATGCATAGTCTCAAATAACAAAGCACAATTTatagttgcagaatttaaatcgCCTTAGAGGTTTGCCTAAACGCATAACAGTGACGTCCtaaaaacatggtatctatattgattagaAATGTAGTAAAACAGTGAACAGTTCTAAAACGGataacttgagatcctatagacatgctttctagcggTATTAATTAAGGCAGTATTTGAAAACTCATTTAGAGAAACGGACAGTTAATTAAACTAATTCAGAATGAACAAAcattaattaaactgatttatttaactaaactgattttaagttctataggcatgatttctattagacctgattttaaaacctataggcatgacatctagttATTAAAGCTGACTCttgaacctatagacatgatatctaaatataAAAGCTGACTTTTaaccctatatgcatgatttctattattaaagccatttaaatcatataggcatggtttctaatactGTGAAAGTAAAACAAACATAGCAAATGCATTTTTTGAATTAACGCATCcctataggtatggtatctaaccgatttacccaacatatatataactacccaccccttttttactaatcaccccaatgttgtcTACAATAATTATGACAGACCAATGAATCAAAATGCATAAATAAACAGTAGTTAATCTATATGGAGCCtgcagtaggcccaaatgacttccaagcctccaatagcctcaaatgccaaagttccatagccaatttGGGGTCCAgatatgtcagagttccctaagggtctcaaggatcccgggcagtgctcacacctagaccttttctcaaataataactgatttaggtgcagtgtggaaaggctagCTCTGACATGCCatagttcagagagatctcaaggatctcaaggcagtacacatgtcaaagggggcagaacctagtattctaaaagtaaagtgagagtgcataacagttgaaagagtttaatagaaaggtattaggactgaaaagaactTTTGAAAATCATTAGTACTGAAACAGTTTAAGGAGAGTACCAAAACAACAAACAATCAGTTGGTCATAAAACATCGAGATTCAGAAAAAATACTTAACAAACAGATCTCTCATGAGGATAAAGGGATTGGGGCACATAAGAGTCATATTGGAGTACATGGATAGGGATAGGGGAAGCATATAGTCACAAAACTACATAAAACACTTAGAGACTTAACAGACAAAACAAGGACAGTAAGTAGTTAAGAATAGGTCATAGTGGTGATACAGGAAGCATGACATATCTTGAAGCAggaaagagtgcagaatataaagcataCATTGAATAGGACAGAGTTTAGACATGCTAAGCAAAGAAATAAGCCGGAACACAAGTTAAATTCATAACTgatgaactagtgcaggaatgaaaCATATAGGGTTTGAATTTCAAaacttaactagagacataccagttgaagaaaatGGTGCAGAATACAAAGCAAATAaagttccaatatctagccttggctttcagccggctagatcaGTGAGTATCGCAAGTAGTAGAAGAGAAAGAGAACTTTAGAGTGTAAGGAGTAGTGATTTTTAAACTAATGTTCGTtgtgtaaaaattaaaataagtggaggtttatatagtaatcaaaagcttaacaaataaggtaaaagatTAATTAAGTAGCAAATTAGGGAAGTCACATGTAAATCAGCAGGTccttcccttaatcaagggacagTTAAATCAACTGTAACAACATactaagtatttaaggaaaaaaTCAAGTAAGGTTTaggtatagagtaggtaattaggggtaaatgaacagaagttttaattaaggaaacaaactAGTAAGAATCGGCAAAATACAAACAAGgcaagaaaaaaataattaaggcaaacaattcaatcaaatcgagtagagaggt contains:
- the LOC138883961 gene encoding uncharacterized protein, which produces MRQAYKKQVVPRVAKMSHFIANFQDNDVPYKCQAQHMWHCKIFVEKNNIDPDRYHAGCEPLYPAWLEDNLKGMAMPGVGRGNRIIDKEVEAQVKYNRLRKRVHNSENEHQEIHERNVRLIEEWKEMAVTSNRKLEYLETSKTVPRWNEAASSSPSSKERAEVIPTLEQCTPSMLDMSKDFTIYATSSTSGRCLDENMEMRPPYGGEMEASEPGKGKKRSLPYQDATRTSALTSEANPDTEDEDEDECHARICMIMPSFSSARSFLIAKRSVEQNGSQISRLNAEILGLRKQSEVATKDLASSHDLLKNAHKEIVALAAAKSEIERNVATYLDDATTTHKIAGDVSIVAEQKLATLEEIEARGIDLSVDLEEACELERELAILFITDEGKDSGNEEFKLLTFDAFDRLKSELLRCEAPLREALDREKSLKLLCAEKESELRINVLIFQLENKAEELGQL